From a single Sinomonas atrocyanea genomic region:
- a CDS encoding MaoC family dehydratase has protein sequence MTARTADRHSDPRLIVDFDKLLTMAGADLGATDWMEITQDRVNLFADATDDHQWIHTDPERAKDGPFGAPIAHGFLTLSLIIPFWGELFDVEGVTTKVNYGLDRVRFTAPVKVGSKVRMAGTIAEVTEVKGGAQIKVSATIEIEGQERPAVVAEFLARFYK, from the coding sequence ATGACTGCACGCACCGCCGACCGCCATTCTGACCCGAGGCTCATTGTTGACTTCGACAAGCTCCTCACCATGGCCGGCGCCGACCTCGGCGCGACCGACTGGATGGAGATCACCCAGGACCGCGTCAACCTCTTCGCCGACGCGACCGACGACCACCAGTGGATCCACACCGACCCCGAGCGCGCCAAGGACGGCCCGTTCGGCGCCCCGATCGCCCACGGCTTCCTCACGCTCTCCCTCATCATCCCGTTCTGGGGCGAGCTGTTCGACGTCGAGGGCGTCACCACCAAGGTCAACTACGGCCTCGACAGGGTCCGCTTCACCGCGCCCGTCAAGGTCGGCTCGAAGGTCCGCATGGCCGGCACCATCGCCGAGGTGACCGAGGTCAAGGGCGGCGCCCAGATCAAGGTCAGCGCCACGATCGAGATCGAAGGCCAGGAGCGCCCGGCCGTCGTCGCCGAGTTCCTCGCGCGGTTCTACAAGTAG
- a CDS encoding SDR family NAD(P)-dependent oxidoreductase, translating into MSLAGKVAIVTGSGQGLGLAYARELARQGAAVVVNDVNEAAAAAAVEQIEAAGGTATAVVVPVGSTEAAKALVAGAVEAFGRLDILVTNAGILRDKSLLKMTDEDFDLVINVHLRGTFTCVREAYAYFKEHGIAGRIVTIGSPTGQRGNFGQTNYAAAKAGIVGMVRTWALEMKKAGVTVNAVIPVAATAMTKTVPYFAKAVEADERGEAMPAFFRHDLGFGTADDVAGLIAYLASDEAAGITGQAIGAGGDRLQVWTHPEPATTDYREGGWTYEALQEKGAELIGGHLQSVGEEFLPLPAELQPSEAR; encoded by the coding sequence ATGAGCCTGGCAGGCAAGGTAGCGATCGTCACCGGCAGCGGGCAGGGCCTCGGCCTGGCGTACGCCCGCGAACTCGCGCGGCAGGGTGCGGCCGTCGTCGTCAACGACGTCAACGAGGCCGCCGCGGCGGCCGCCGTGGAGCAGATCGAGGCCGCCGGCGGCACGGCGACCGCCGTCGTCGTCCCCGTCGGCTCGACGGAGGCCGCCAAGGCGCTGGTCGCGGGGGCGGTCGAGGCCTTCGGCCGGCTCGACATCCTCGTCACCAACGCCGGGATCCTGCGGGACAAGAGCCTTCTGAAGATGACCGACGAGGACTTCGACCTCGTCATCAACGTCCACCTCAGGGGCACGTTCACCTGTGTCCGCGAGGCGTACGCCTACTTCAAGGAGCACGGGATCGCCGGCCGCATCGTCACGATCGGTTCGCCCACGGGCCAGCGCGGCAACTTCGGCCAGACCAACTACGCCGCGGCGAAGGCCGGGATCGTCGGCATGGTGCGCACCTGGGCGCTGGAGATGAAGAAGGCCGGCGTCACGGTCAACGCCGTCATCCCCGTCGCCGCGACCGCGATGACCAAGACCGTCCCGTACTTCGCCAAGGCCGTCGAGGCGGACGAGCGCGGCGAGGCCATGCCCGCCTTCTTCCGCCACGACCTCGGCTTCGGCACGGCCGACGACGTCGCCGGCCTGATTGCCTACCTCGCCTCCGACGAGGCGGCCGGCATCACCGGCCAGGCCATCGGCGCCGGCGGCGACCGCCTCCAAGTCTGGACCCACCCCGAGCCCGCCACCACGGACTACCGCGAGGGCGGCTGGACCTACGAGGCCCTGCAGGAGAAGGGGGCCGAGCTGATCGGCGGCCACCTGCAGAGCGTGGGCGAGGAGTTCCTCCCCCTCCCGGCCGAGCTGCAGCCCTCAGAGGCCCGCTGA
- a CDS encoding acyl-CoA dehydrogenase family protein codes for MDLYSVCDWYDAAALLTEDERLVLGRLRDFLETTAKPLVGEYWERGEFPDEIARPLIGLDLMEPAEATANRTRPARGIYHGFRIFELARTDASIATFYTAQAGLFRTAIRVGASEEQKKEWMPKVIDFTLKGVFSLTEPEHGSDIAGGLATTARRDGDAWVIDGAKRWIGGASTADVLAVFARDVADGQVKAFLVPRGAPGVTLTKIHRKTALRMMQNAHITLDGVRVTEADRLHNVNSFRDVAAMLRAMRSDVAWIATGIQAGAFEAALRYVTEREQFGRQLGGFQLVQEKLARMLGNLTSSLALVVRLTEQQEKGVYRDQDSALAKMQTSLLMRETVALAREVVGGNGITLDADVARFHADAEAVYSYEGTHEINALIVGRALTGQSAFTK; via the coding sequence ATGGACCTCTACTCCGTCTGCGACTGGTACGACGCCGCCGCCCTCCTCACCGAGGACGAGCGCCTCGTCCTCGGCCGGCTGCGCGACTTCCTCGAGACCACCGCCAAGCCGCTCGTGGGGGAGTACTGGGAGCGCGGTGAGTTCCCCGACGAGATCGCCCGGCCGCTCATCGGCCTCGACCTCATGGAGCCGGCGGAGGCCACGGCGAACCGGACGCGCCCCGCCCGAGGGATCTACCACGGCTTCCGCATCTTCGAGCTGGCCCGCACCGACGCCTCGATCGCCACGTTCTACACCGCCCAGGCCGGGCTGTTCCGCACGGCCATCCGCGTCGGCGCCTCCGAAGAGCAGAAGAAGGAGTGGATGCCCAAGGTCATCGACTTCACGCTCAAGGGGGTCTTCTCCCTCACGGAGCCCGAGCACGGCTCCGACATCGCCGGCGGCCTCGCCACCACGGCCCGGCGCGACGGCGACGCCTGGGTGATCGACGGCGCCAAGCGCTGGATCGGGGGCGCCTCCACGGCCGACGTGCTCGCGGTGTTCGCCCGCGACGTCGCGGACGGCCAGGTCAAGGCGTTCCTCGTCCCCCGCGGGGCTCCCGGGGTCACCCTGACGAAGATCCACCGCAAGACCGCGCTGCGCATGATGCAGAACGCCCACATCACGCTCGACGGCGTGCGGGTCACCGAGGCGGACCGGCTCCACAACGTGAACTCGTTCCGCGACGTCGCCGCGATGCTGCGCGCCATGCGCTCCGACGTCGCCTGGATCGCCACCGGCATCCAGGCCGGCGCCTTCGAGGCGGCCCTGCGCTACGTGACGGAGCGCGAGCAGTTCGGCCGCCAGCTCGGCGGCTTCCAGCTCGTCCAGGAGAAGCTCGCCCGCATGCTCGGGAACCTCACTTCGAGCCTCGCGCTCGTCGTCCGGCTCACCGAGCAGCAGGAGAAGGGCGTCTACCGCGACCAGGACTCCGCCCTCGCCAAGATGCAGACGTCGCTGCTCATGCGCGAGACGGTGGCCCTCGCCCGCGAGGTCGTGGGCGGCAACGGCATCACCCTCGACGCCGACGTGGCCCGCTTCCACGCGGACGCCGAGGCCGTCTACTCCTACGAGGGCACCCACGAGATCAACGCCCTCATCGTCGGCCGGGCCCTCACCGGCCAGAGCGCCTTCACCAAGTAA
- a CDS encoding adenylosuccinate synthase, with product MPAIVIVGAQWGDEGKGKATDLLGGRVDYVVKPNGGNNAGHTVVVGGEKYELKLLPAGILSPNTIPVIGNGCVVNLEALFQEIDGLEARGADTSRLRVSANAHLVAPYHQTLDKVTERFLGKRAIGTTGRGIGPAYMDKVARLGIRVQDVFDESILRQKVEGSLHQKNELLVKVYNRRAVDIDETVDYFLGFADRLRPLVIDSTYELNKALDDGKVVLMEGGQATFLDVDHGTYPFVTSSNPTAGGASVGSGIGPTRISRAIGIVKAYTTRVGAGPFPTELFDEMGEYLQKTGGEFGVNTGRPRRCGWYDSVLARHASRVNGFTDYFLTKLDVLTGIERIPVCVAYDVDGVRHDEMPMTQTEFHHAQPIFEYFDGWTEDISGAKTLDELPANARDYVLALEKLSGTRFSAIGVGPDRDQTIVVRDLID from the coding sequence ATGCCAGCAATCGTGATCGTCGGAGCCCAGTGGGGCGATGAGGGCAAGGGCAAGGCAACGGACCTGCTGGGGGGCCGCGTGGACTACGTGGTCAAGCCCAACGGGGGCAACAACGCCGGCCACACGGTGGTGGTCGGCGGCGAGAAGTACGAGCTCAAGCTCCTGCCCGCCGGCATCCTGAGCCCCAACACGATCCCGGTCATCGGCAACGGCTGCGTGGTGAACCTCGAGGCGCTCTTCCAGGAGATCGACGGCCTCGAGGCCCGCGGCGCGGACACGTCCCGCCTGCGCGTCTCCGCCAACGCCCACCTGGTCGCGCCGTACCACCAGACCCTCGACAAGGTCACCGAGCGGTTCCTCGGCAAGCGCGCGATCGGCACCACGGGCCGCGGGATCGGCCCCGCCTACATGGACAAGGTGGCCCGCCTCGGCATCCGCGTCCAGGACGTCTTCGACGAGTCGATCCTGCGGCAGAAGGTCGAGGGCTCGCTGCACCAGAAGAACGAGCTCCTCGTCAAGGTCTACAACCGCCGCGCCGTGGACATCGACGAGACCGTGGACTACTTCCTCGGCTTCGCGGACCGGCTGCGCCCCCTCGTCATCGATTCGACCTACGAGCTGAACAAGGCGCTCGACGACGGCAAGGTCGTGCTCATGGAGGGCGGCCAGGCCACGTTCCTCGACGTGGACCACGGCACCTACCCGTTCGTCACCTCCTCGAACCCCACCGCCGGCGGCGCCTCCGTGGGCTCCGGCATCGGTCCCACCCGCATCTCGCGGGCCATCGGGATCGTCAAGGCCTACACCACGCGCGTCGGCGCCGGCCCGTTCCCCACCGAGCTGTTCGACGAGATGGGCGAGTACCTGCAGAAGACCGGCGGCGAGTTCGGCGTGAACACCGGCCGCCCGCGCCGCTGCGGCTGGTACGACTCGGTCCTGGCCCGCCACGCCTCCCGCGTCAACGGCTTCACCGACTACTTCCTCACCAAGCTCGATGTGCTCACCGGGATCGAGCGCATCCCCGTGTGCGTGGCGTACGACGTCGACGGCGTGCGCCACGACGAGATGCCGATGACGCAGACCGAGTTCCACCACGCCCAGCCGATCTTCGAGTACTTCGACGGCTGGACCGAGGACATCTCCGGCGCGAAGACCCTCGACGAGCTCCCGGCCAACGCCCGGGACTACGTCCTGGCGCTCGAGAAGCTCTCCGGGACGCGGTTCTCGGCCATCGGCGTCGGCCCCGACCGCGACCAGACCATCGTGGTCCGCGACCTCATCGACTGA
- the menE gene encoding o-succinylbenzoate--CoA ligase, with translation MYNNGVGSWLHRRRPKSGTKVALVAGQRELSYAELCERADRLANALRRRGVARGDRVAYLGENDPAFVETFFAAGLLGAIFIPLNTRLAAPELQFQLQDSGARLLVHGAALEGLAAGSVAGTGVQVRLVVTGADDAGGAAPAGSGTPAVERYEDALAAAPDDWIDETVGLDDGAMILYTSGTTGRPKGALLTHGNITWNCINVITDMDVNRNDVALMISPLFHVASLDMGLLPMLLKGATVVLEQKFDPGRALELIERHRITALSGVPTTYQLLAEHPAWASTDISSLDKLTCGGSAVPLRVLEAYEERGLGFSNGYGMTETAPGATTLPAWRSREKAGSSGLPQFFTDIRIADPLGEVLAPGEVGEIQIAGPNVIKQYWNRTEATRDSYADGIWFKSGDMGYRDEEGFLFVSDRLKDMIISGGENIYPAEVEAAIVELPQVASVAVIGVADEKWGEVPRAVVTLREGTSLTQEDIRAHLDGRLARYKIPKSVVFVEEMPRTASGKIRKAELRRQFAQ, from the coding sequence ATGTACAACAACGGTGTTGGCTCGTGGCTCCACCGCCGCCGCCCCAAGTCCGGCACCAAGGTGGCGCTCGTGGCGGGCCAGCGCGAGCTCAGCTACGCCGAGCTGTGCGAGCGCGCCGACCGCCTCGCGAACGCCCTGCGCCGCCGGGGCGTGGCCCGGGGCGACCGCGTGGCCTACCTCGGCGAGAACGATCCCGCGTTCGTCGAGACGTTCTTCGCCGCGGGCCTCCTGGGCGCGATCTTCATCCCGCTCAACACCCGGCTGGCCGCCCCCGAGCTGCAGTTCCAGCTCCAGGACTCCGGCGCCCGCCTCCTGGTCCACGGCGCCGCCCTCGAGGGCCTGGCCGCCGGGTCCGTGGCCGGCACCGGGGTGCAGGTCCGCCTCGTCGTCACGGGGGCGGACGACGCCGGGGGTGCCGCTCCCGCTGGAAGCGGCACCCCCGCCGTCGAACGCTACGAGGACGCCCTCGCGGCGGCGCCCGACGACTGGATCGACGAGACGGTGGGCCTCGACGACGGGGCCATGATCCTCTACACGTCGGGGACCACCGGGCGGCCCAAGGGCGCCCTGCTCACCCACGGGAACATCACGTGGAACTGCATCAACGTCATCACGGACATGGACGTCAACCGCAACGACGTGGCGCTCATGATCTCCCCGCTGTTCCACGTCGCCTCGCTCGACATGGGCCTGCTGCCGATGCTGCTCAAGGGCGCCACCGTGGTGCTCGAGCAGAAGTTCGACCCCGGCCGGGCGCTCGAGCTCATCGAGCGGCACCGCATCACGGCCCTCAGCGGCGTGCCCACCACGTACCAGCTCCTCGCCGAGCACCCCGCCTGGGCGAGCACGGACATCAGCTCGCTCGACAAGCTCACGTGCGGCGGCTCCGCCGTCCCCCTGCGCGTCCTCGAGGCCTACGAGGAGCGCGGCCTCGGGTTCTCGAACGGGTACGGCATGACCGAGACGGCCCCGGGCGCGACCACACTGCCGGCGTGGCGGTCCCGGGAGAAGGCCGGCTCCTCCGGGCTCCCGCAGTTCTTCACGGACATCCGGATCGCGGACCCACTCGGCGAGGTCCTCGCCCCGGGGGAGGTCGGGGAGATCCAGATCGCCGGGCCCAACGTCATCAAGCAGTACTGGAACCGTACCGAGGCGACCCGCGACTCCTACGCGGACGGGATCTGGTTCAAGTCCGGGGACATGGGCTACCGCGACGAGGAGGGCTTCCTGTTCGTCTCCGACCGGCTCAAGGACATGATCATCTCCGGCGGCGAGAACATCTACCCCGCCGAGGTCGAGGCCGCCATCGTGGAACTGCCCCAGGTGGCCTCGGTGGCCGTCATCGGGGTCGCCGACGAGAAGTGGGGCGAGGTGCCGCGCGCCGTCGTGACGCTGCGCGAGGGAACCTCGCTCACCCAGGAGGACATCCGCGCGCACTTGGACGGGCGCCTCGCCCGGTACAAGATCCCCAAGTCTGTCGTGTTCGTGGAGGAGATGCCCCGCACCGCGAGCGGCAAGATCCGCAAGGCCGAGCTGCGGAGGCAGTTCGCGCAGTAG
- a CDS encoding DUF1206 domain-containing protein encodes MDGHSGGAGNSAERGAKDAAHHAERAASSPAARTVARAGFAFVGLLHILIAWLALQVALGGGNNADQSSAVGQIASAPGGPVLLWAGVVCCAALAVWMVIDAVAKWRREGKATKALGPGGTAIAYFGLTWLFISFALGNQKNSSQQSQQTTANVLSVPFGPVVLFIAGLVVLGIGVYFGFRGVTRGFLGKDAQPNESAPDWVKVVGSIGYTAKGVAVAVLGILILVAAVHHDPKQQSGLDGALKSLASQPFGGWILGVVALGLACYGVYSAARAKYGNFDQ; translated from the coding sequence GTGGACGGTCATTCAGGCGGGGCCGGCAATTCGGCCGAGCGGGGCGCCAAGGACGCCGCCCACCATGCGGAGCGGGCCGCGAGCTCGCCCGCCGCGCGCACGGTGGCTCGCGCAGGCTTCGCCTTCGTGGGCCTGCTGCACATCCTCATCGCGTGGCTGGCGCTCCAGGTGGCGCTCGGCGGCGGCAACAACGCCGACCAGTCGAGCGCGGTCGGGCAGATCGCCTCGGCTCCCGGCGGACCGGTGCTGCTGTGGGCCGGCGTCGTCTGCTGCGCCGCCCTCGCCGTCTGGATGGTCATCGACGCGGTCGCGAAGTGGCGGCGCGAGGGCAAGGCGACCAAGGCCCTCGGCCCCGGCGGCACCGCGATCGCATACTTCGGCCTCACGTGGCTGTTCATCAGCTTCGCCCTCGGCAACCAGAAGAACTCGAGCCAGCAGTCCCAGCAGACCACAGCCAATGTGCTCTCGGTCCCCTTCGGCCCCGTGGTGCTCTTCATCGCCGGGCTCGTGGTCCTCGGCATCGGCGTGTACTTCGGCTTCCGCGGCGTGACCCGCGGCTTCCTGGGCAAGGACGCCCAGCCGAACGAGTCGGCGCCGGACTGGGTGAAGGTCGTGGGAAGCATCGGCTACACGGCCAAGGGCGTCGCGGTCGCAGTCCTCGGGATCCTGATCCTCGTCGCCGCCGTGCACCACGACCCGAAGCAGCAGTCCGGCCTCGACGGCGCGCTCAAGTCTCTCGCGTCCCAGCCGTTCGGCGGCTGGATCCTCGGCGTGGTGGCGCTCGGCCTCGCCTGCTACGGGGTCTACAGCGCGGCGCGGGCCAAGTACGGCAACTTCGACCAGTAG
- a CDS encoding D-arabinono-1,4-lactone oxidase — protein sequence MRNWAGNLEYAAASVVRPGSVEELAEFVASAAQRGERVKALGSRHCFNDVADTGGAHIVLDRIPGGIEVDAARRVVRVPAGTTYGALGAALEREGWALHNMASLPHISVGGAVQTGTHGSGITSPALASAVRAIELVRASGELSRLEAGAGDEFLGSVVGLGALGIVTALELAIEPSYLVRQQVFEGLPWEAVLADFDAVAGDGYSVSLFTDYAGDTVAQAWRKVRVGAGEEGSGGAAPSSFFGATPAQRPRHPLPEMDAGNCTQQLDVPGPWLERLPHFRHEFTPSAGDELQTEYLLPRARAAEALSAVRALAARLAPLLYVSEVRTVAADEFWLSPSYRQDSVALHFTWRPLQREVEAFLPELEGAVAPFGARPHWGKLFAAPASSIAPLYPRFEDFRGLAAQRDPDGVFRNAYLDRLLG from the coding sequence GCCTCGGTCGTGCGGCCTGGATCGGTGGAGGAGCTCGCGGAGTTCGTCGCCTCAGCAGCGCAACGAGGGGAGCGGGTCAAGGCGCTCGGCTCGCGCCACTGCTTCAACGACGTCGCGGACACCGGCGGGGCCCACATCGTCCTCGACCGGATCCCCGGGGGCATTGAGGTGGACGCGGCGCGCCGGGTGGTCCGCGTGCCGGCCGGCACCACGTACGGAGCCCTCGGCGCAGCCCTCGAGCGGGAGGGCTGGGCGCTGCACAACATGGCCTCGCTGCCGCACATCTCGGTGGGCGGTGCCGTCCAGACCGGCACCCACGGATCCGGCATCACGAGCCCGGCCCTGGCCTCCGCCGTGCGGGCGATCGAGCTCGTGCGGGCCTCCGGCGAGCTCAGCCGGCTCGAGGCGGGCGCCGGCGACGAGTTCCTCGGCTCCGTGGTGGGCCTGGGGGCCCTCGGGATCGTGACGGCGCTCGAGCTCGCGATCGAGCCGAGCTACCTCGTGCGGCAGCAGGTGTTCGAGGGCCTGCCCTGGGAGGCCGTGCTCGCGGACTTCGACGCGGTGGCCGGGGACGGCTACAGCGTCTCGCTCTTCACCGACTACGCCGGCGACACGGTGGCCCAGGCCTGGCGCAAGGTGCGCGTCGGCGCCGGCGAGGAGGGGAGCGGGGGCGCCGCGCCGTCGTCCTTCTTCGGTGCCACGCCGGCCCAGCGGCCGCGGCACCCCCTGCCCGAGATGGATGCGGGCAACTGCACGCAGCAGCTCGACGTCCCCGGCCCCTGGCTCGAGCGGCTCCCGCACTTCCGGCACGAGTTCACCCCGAGCGCCGGCGACGAGCTGCAGACGGAATACCTCCTCCCTCGGGCCCGGGCGGCGGAGGCCCTCAGTGCGGTGCGGGCGCTCGCTGCGCGGCTGGCACCGCTCCTCTACGTCTCCGAGGTCCGCACGGTCGCGGCGGACGAGTTCTGGCTCAGCCCCTCCTACCGCCAGGACAGCGTGGCGCTGCACTTCACCTGGAGGCCCCTGCAGCGCGAGGTGGAGGCGTTCCTGCCGGAGCTCGAGGGCGCCGTCGCCCCGTTCGGCGCCCGCCCGCACTGGGGCAAGCTGTTCGCCGCGCCCGCGTCCTCGATCGCGCCGCTCTACCCCCGGTTCGAGGACTTCCGCGGGCTCGCCGCGCAGCGGGACCCGGACGGCGTATTCCGCAACGCGTACCTGGACCGCCTCCTCGGCTGA
- a CDS encoding amidohydrolase family protein, with protein sequence MARYELGLDVDKLDAIDMHVHVEIDGHGHCSLPDVLNDASSKYFKAEDRHPSLEKIADTYRGLNMAAVVFTVDARTQLHHEPNSIEDLIAGAAEHSDVLIPFGSVDPRTGEEAIARAKHQALELGARGFKFHPSLQGFDPSSEAFYPLWEALAELGLPAIFHTGQNGMGAGLPGGHGIKLRYSNPLLLDDVAADFPGLTLIMAHPSVPWQEEAISIATHKSNVYIDLSGWSPKYFPESLVRAANSMLADKVLFGTDFPLITPEKWLGAFAGLPLKDEVRPRILKDNAVKLLGLGPAEGGR encoded by the coding sequence ATGGCACGCTACGAACTCGGCCTCGACGTCGACAAGCTCGACGCGATCGACATGCACGTGCACGTCGAGATCGACGGCCACGGCCACTGCTCCCTCCCCGACGTGCTCAACGACGCCTCCTCGAAGTACTTCAAGGCCGAGGACCGGCACCCGAGCCTGGAGAAGATCGCGGACACGTACCGCGGGCTGAACATGGCCGCCGTCGTCTTCACCGTCGACGCCCGCACCCAGCTCCACCACGAGCCCAACTCGATCGAGGACCTCATCGCGGGCGCCGCCGAGCACAGCGACGTCCTCATCCCGTTCGGCTCCGTCGACCCGCGCACGGGGGAGGAGGCGATCGCCCGCGCGAAGCACCAGGCCCTCGAGCTCGGCGCCCGCGGGTTCAAGTTCCACCCGTCCCTGCAGGGCTTCGACCCGAGCAGCGAGGCGTTCTACCCGCTCTGGGAGGCCCTGGCCGAGCTCGGCCTGCCGGCCATCTTCCACACCGGCCAGAACGGCATGGGCGCCGGGCTCCCCGGCGGCCACGGCATCAAGCTGCGCTACTCGAACCCGCTCCTGCTCGACGACGTCGCCGCCGACTTTCCCGGCCTGACCCTGATCATGGCCCACCCCTCGGTGCCCTGGCAGGAGGAGGCGATCTCGATCGCCACCCACAAGTCCAACGTCTACATCGACCTCTCGGGCTGGTCCCCGAAGTACTTCCCGGAGTCCCTCGTGCGGGCCGCCAACTCGATGCTGGCGGACAAGGTCCTCTTCGGCACGGACTTCCCGCTCATCACCCCGGAGAAGTGGCTCGGCGCATTCGCCGGCCTGCCGCTCAAGGACGAGGTCCGGCCCCGGATCCTCAAGGACAACGCCGTGAAGCTCCTCGGCCTCGGCCCCGCAGAGGGAGGGCGCTGA
- a CDS encoding MarR family winged helix-turn-helix transcriptional regulator, whose translation MSIGHGVEAGVPRLAESAIAEDIGLLLAKVHAVGSVLNNRALGEFGLRERSYSVLRLACSGLEPTQRELADFLSLDPSQIVALIDELEQRGLVAREQGRTDRRQKIVLATPAGERLHAQAEAALTACESEQFAALTTDEVGSLRALLQRALWG comes from the coding sequence GTGAGCATTGGCCACGGTGTGGAGGCTGGCGTCCCGCGGCTCGCGGAGTCGGCGATCGCGGAGGACATCGGGCTCCTGCTCGCGAAGGTCCACGCGGTGGGCTCGGTCCTCAACAACCGGGCGCTGGGCGAGTTCGGCCTGCGCGAGCGCTCCTACTCGGTGCTGCGGCTCGCGTGCAGCGGCCTCGAGCCCACCCAGCGCGAGCTCGCCGACTTCCTGAGCCTGGACCCGAGCCAGATCGTGGCCCTCATCGACGAGCTCGAGCAGCGGGGCCTTGTGGCGCGCGAGCAGGGCCGCACCGACCGGCGGCAGAAGATCGTCCTGGCCACGCCGGCCGGCGAGCGCCTGCACGCGCAGGCGGAGGCAGCGCTCACGGCGTGCGAATCCGAGCAGTTCGCGGCCCTCACCACGGACGAGGTCGGCTCGCTGCGGGCTCTGCTCCAGCGGGCGCTCTGGGGGTAG
- a CDS encoding MFS transporter, with protein MSGTPTLRQMSTAAQRKEARTVILSSYLGSTIEFYDFLLYATAAAVAFPKVFFAGTDPWVGVVAAYATFAAGYVARPLGGAIFGHFGDRMGRKGMLIVSMTVMGLASAAIGLIPGTDLIGPWGAVILVLLRVLQGIAVGGEWGGAALMALEHADPKRRGFAASFVNAGAPTGAVLGTVMMGIVSALPGPQFLAWGWRVPFLLSFALLAVGLFVRLRVAESPIFAEAVAAERSAAGSPGAQRRVPLLDVLRRPKALVFIMLAGAAGFGLQVVLPTFSVTYAVSKGAPQGGVLYAFAAASAISIAFVLFGGRLSDRFGRRPVMVAGLVLFVAYLVPMFGLLGSGNVWLVFLAFTLALVFHSTLYGPLAAFVSEQFGTTSRYTGAALGYQLATLIGAGFTPGIVASLYKDAGQSIVPVVGFLAAMSLVSAVFILLTRESKDNDLTAVR; from the coding sequence ATGTCCGGAACCCCCACGCTCCGCCAGATGAGCACGGCCGCCCAGCGCAAGGAAGCGCGCACGGTCATCCTGTCCAGCTACCTGGGCAGCACCATCGAGTTCTACGACTTCCTCCTGTACGCGACGGCCGCCGCCGTCGCCTTCCCGAAGGTGTTCTTCGCCGGAACCGACCCCTGGGTCGGCGTCGTCGCCGCCTACGCGACCTTCGCCGCCGGCTACGTCGCGCGTCCGCTCGGCGGCGCCATCTTCGGCCACTTCGGCGACCGGATGGGCCGCAAGGGCATGCTCATCGTGTCCATGACGGTCATGGGCCTCGCCTCGGCCGCGATCGGCCTCATCCCCGGCACGGACCTCATCGGCCCGTGGGGCGCCGTCATCCTCGTGCTGCTGCGCGTCCTGCAGGGCATCGCCGTCGGCGGGGAATGGGGCGGCGCAGCGCTCATGGCCCTCGAGCACGCCGACCCGAAGCGGCGGGGGTTCGCGGCGTCGTTCGTCAATGCCGGCGCCCCCACGGGCGCGGTCCTCGGCACGGTCATGATGGGAATCGTCTCCGCGCTTCCCGGCCCGCAGTTCCTCGCCTGGGGCTGGCGCGTGCCGTTCCTGCTCTCCTTCGCGCTCCTCGCCGTGGGCCTGTTCGTGCGGCTGCGGGTGGCCGAGAGCCCGATCTTCGCAGAGGCCGTCGCCGCGGAGAGGAGCGCCGCGGGGTCCCCCGGTGCGCAGCGCAGGGTCCCGCTCCTCGACGTCCTCCGCCGCCCCAAGGCGCTGGTCTTCATCATGCTCGCGGGCGCGGCCGGGTTCGGCCTCCAGGTCGTCCTCCCCACGTTCTCCGTCACCTACGCGGTCTCCAAGGGCGCCCCGCAGGGCGGGGTGCTGTACGCGTTCGCGGCGGCCTCGGCCATCTCCATCGCGTTCGTCCTCTTCGGCGGCCGCCTGTCCGACCGGTTCGGCCGCAGGCCCGTGATGGTCGCAGGGCTCGTCCTCTTCGTCGCCTACCTGGTCCCGATGTTCGGCCTGCTCGGCTCGGGCAACGTGTGGCTCGTGTTCCTGGCCTTCACGCTGGCCCTCGTCTTCCACTCGACGCTCTACGGCCCGCTCGCGGCGTTCGTCTCGGAGCAATTCGGCACCACCTCCCGCTACACGGGCGCCGCCCTCGGCTACCAGCTCGCCACGCTCATCGGGGCCGGCTTCACCCCCGGCATCGTCGCCTCCCTGTACAAGGACGCGGGCCAGAGCATCGTCCCGGTCGTCGGGTTCCTTGCGGCGATGTCCCTCGTCTCCGCGGTGTTCATCCTGCTGACCCGGGAGTCCAAGGACAACGACCTCACGGCCGTCCGCTAG